The uncultured Sphaerochaeta sp. genome includes the window TAACCTACCTGTGGCCCATTTCCGTGTGCTATGACAACACGATGGCCTGCCTTAACCAATTTTGCAATATGAGCAGCAGTTTTCCGCGCTGCCTCATACTGGGCAGAGACGGTAACATGCTTGGGGTCTTCGATCAGGGAGTTTCCCCCGATGGCAATGACAATTAATTTACTATCCATATTCAATCCTTCCTTACTAATGCAGAACTAACGTTCAATCCTAATCATAGCATGACTGCAACAAATTGCAACAAATTATTTATCAACCTTTTTTGAATTTTAATGAGACACAATCATCTGATATTTAACACATATCAAAAAATGTAAGAAATTTATTGACAGCATGTATATTCATGGTATTCTAGTGGTATACCAATGGGATACAAAAGGTGGATTACCGATGACTAAGGAAGAAGTCTTTGAAGATATTCAACGCCGCATTCTAAACGAAGAGTTTCTACCAGGAACATGGCTGGTTGAACGTGATTTGGTACAGACTTACGGATTTTCAAGGACCCCAATCAGAGAAATAATGAATAGATTGGTAATGCTTGGGTTGCTTGAGGTACAGAATAATAGAGGCTACCAAATCCGAGAATTTTCATTTCAAGATGTTGTTGAAATCTTTAATGCTCGTCGTTCAATTGAAGGTTCTTGTGCTCGTTTTGCATGTTACTCCAGCCGAAAAGATATCCCCAAACGAATTGAAGATCTACGAAATAAACTTCTAGACCTAGACATCAGACAAGACGGTGGTTTAAAAGCAACTGACTTAGGTGATCAGGTTCATGGGCTTCTCATCGAGCTCGCAGACAATAGATACCTAAAGGAATTTTCTTCAAAACTATCTGCATTAATGAAGCTGACCCGAAATCTTACCAAGCATCAACCAACTATTGAGGAGCATTCCAGGATAGCTCACCTTGAAATATTGGATGCACTTGAGAAGAAAGACGCAGCTCGCTGTGAGGCGCTAATGGATGCTCACCTTAATGAAACGTGCAAGGCGCTTGCAGATAATTATGTTTCGGCTTTGACCACCTATAACTAGTAATTTGTCTCAACGAACCTTGTAAAGGTTCAGTAAATACAAGTGGAGGAATCATTATGAAGAAACGATTGCTAATTGGAATTATGTTGGTTGCATTACTCATGCCTATCATGGCACAGGGTGCAGCAGAGCAAAAGGGTGACCAAGAATATTTACTGAGATTTGGCCACGTATTGACACCCGAAGATACTTTTCACAAACAGTATCTCGAATGGGCAAAAGCTGTCTCTGAAAGAACTGACGGCAAGCTCAAGATTGAAGTCTACCCCAGCGCTCAACTTGGTGTAGAAGAAGATGTTCTTGAACAGATCAGGCTTGGCTCAAATGTTGGTTGGCAGACTGACCCCGCTCGTCTTGGCAACTATGTAAAGGAATGGGGAATTCTGTACATGCCGTTCTTCCTCTCTGGCATTGATGATGTCGAACAACTTCTTGACTCTAAAGTAATTCAGGGTTGGGTAAATGAACTTGAGGAAAAACACCAGATTAAAGTTGTTTCTTATGCTTGGGTTCAGGGATTTAGAAACGTATTCACCAATAAGCCAGGAAAGAGCCCTTCCGAACTTCGTAACAGTTTGATTCGTACAGCTAATGCACCAGCATGGCTGGCTACTGTTAACTCGTTGGGAAGCAAGGCTGTTGCACTCGCTTATGGTGAGTTGTACAACGGCATCCAGACCAAGGTTGTGGATGGTTGTGAACTTCCTTATGCCGCTGCAAAACAGCTGAAAGTATACGAAGTGGCTGACTATATTGTCGAAACTCAGCATATCTTCCAGCTCAATGTCATGGTTGTTAGTTCTGCTTGGTTCAACAAGTTGCCTGCTGACTATCAAGCAATCTTGATTGAGGAATGTAATAATGCTGGTTTGGATGCATCCAACATTCTTCTTCAGAATGCTGAGGCAGACCGCCAGTTCATGATTGATCAGGGCATGACCTATATCCCTCATAGTGATCTTGATGTTGAAGCTTTCATCGAATCTGGAGAAAAAGCATATGAATCTCTTGGTTTGGCAGAAGCAAAAGCAGCTGTCTACGCTGAACTCGGGAAATAAGTAACGCTCGTGTATCTTGGCCTGCAATCCATATGTGGTTGCAGGCCTATATACCAAGTTGAGAGGAACATAATGAAACGCTTAGCAAAGGCATACGAAAAATTTTGTGCAATTGAGCTTGCTTTCGGGGCAGTCTTACTTATTTCGACTGTCTTCATGCTCACATTGGCTGCAATTTTAAGGACTATTGGATTTCCCATCAACTGGGGATTGGACGTAGCATTACTGATGTTTACTTGGTCTGTCTATGTAGGTGCAGACACAGCTTTGAGAGATGATAAAATGGTTAATGTTGAGATCTTTCAACAAAAACTTAGCCCAAAAGCCCAAAAGGTTTTAAAGCTTTTCATCTACTCACTGATTCTCATTTTTCTCATTCTCATGGTCTATTATGGATTTAAACTTGCCTATTCATCCAGGAATCGGACATTCCAAGGAATTCCTTTTATGAGTTACACATGGGCAACATTGAGTATTCCCATACCTTGTTTTTTCATGATAATCACGACCGTCTTAAAAATGAAAGCACTCGTAAGAGAGAATTCATCTGTTGCGCAAAGCGTACAGAATGAAAAACAATAAGTGAGGAAACCATGATTTTGGTACTGATAATATTCTTGTTTTTCTTAATCGTAGGGGTACCTGTTGGGTTTTCTCTCGGCATTGCTGGTCTATTTTATTTCTTCCAGCATCCAGAACTCCCCTTCGCTACCATCGTTCAATTGCCAATTTCCCAGACGCAAAGTGTTACTCTATTAGCAGTTCCACTTTTCATATTTGCTGGAAGCCTCATGAATAGTAGCGGTATTACCAGCAGACTCATCAAACTTTCCATGCAGGTTGCCGGACATATGCGTGGAGGCATGGCCCAGGTAAGTGTTGTTCTCAGTACATTCATGGGTGGATGTTCTGGATCCTCCAATGCAGACGCTGCTATGGAAGCACGTATTCTAGGGCCTGAGATGCTCTCACAGAAATATCCACGTGGATATACTGCAGTTGTCATTGGTTTTACCAGTCTGATTACTTCCACTATTCCTCCAGGGGTTGGTATGATTCTCTACGGGACAGTAGGAGAAGTATCTATTGGACGTCTGTTTACTGCTGGTATTATGAGCGGAATAATCATGATGTCAGCTATGATGCTCACAGTTGCAATTACTGCCAGAATACGGAAATTTCCTCGTGCTCGTGAGAAACGCGCGTCACTCAAAGAAATCGCTTCATCATTGAAAGAGACTATTTGGGCTCTGATTTTTCCAATCGTTCTGATCGGTAGCCTTAGACTTGGCCTATTTACACCTTCTGAAGTCGGTGCATTTGCTTGTGTTTACGCAATAATCATTGGCTTTTTCGTGTATAAGGAAATGACACTTGCATCGCTGATAGAAACCTTGAAGGAAGCAATTCGCGATATCGGGGCAATCATGTTTATGATATCCATGAGTGCAATCTTTGCATACGGGATACCAATGGATCAGATCCCACAAAAACTAACAACTTTCATAACCAGTTTTACTTCCAGTCAGTTCGTGGTCATGGGAATTGTTTTTGTATTGTACGTGATTTTTGGTATGTTTATGGATGGCTCAATAGTTATTCTCTTGCTTACTCCCATCTTGATGCCAATCGTTCGTACAATCGGCATTGATCCTGTTCTTTTTGGAGTCATCACCAGCATAATTGTAACAATGGGCATCCTGACCCCTCCTGTAGGAATAGCAATGTATATTGTCAACGGAATATTAGATGTAAAAATGTCTGAATATATGAAAGAAAGTATCCCGTTCTTTATTGTAGTTATTCTTGTTGGGATCCTTCTTCTAGCAATTCCGGATGTTATTCTTTTCTTACCCAACTTAGTATATGGCACATAAAGCATTATTAGAGGAGCAAAAATATGAAATATAAACCACTAGGAAATACAGGAATAGACATTTCCATGATCTCAATGGGAGGTCATGAATATCTTCCAAACCATAAATCCAGAGGATTCAATGAAGATTTTGAAAAAGCAATTACACCTGGGTATATCTTTCCAGGGTTTGGAGGCGAGAATCGCAAGAAAATCCTTTCATCTGCATATGATTTAGGTATTAATTTCTATGACGTGACACACGATTCAGAAAAGGAAGCTTTAGGCCGTAATTTACAAGAGCTGCCACCACCCTTTCCTGTGTACATCCAAACACGTCCAGAAGGTTTTTGCTATACATATGATGAAAACAACAAGAAGATGGCAGATTACGCAACCTTGAAAGCTGAAGCAGAGAGAATCCTCAAGCTCTTGCAAAGAGACACAATTGATTTTTTTAATCTTGCATTTATGAAGAGTGCTCTTGAGAGCGATAATGAATATTTGCAGAAAATTTCTTACAACGTATCACAGCTGAAAAAAGAAGGGCTTATTCGTTATGCATGTGCTGATACATTCAGTGGCGAAAGCACATATTTAAAGCAGATAGCAACAGGATCCTTTGACGTAGTCTATATCAATTTTAATTTTGCCGATCATCAAGCAACAAAACAGGTTCTTAAAAAGGCAGCAAAGGCAAACATGGGTGTGGTCGCACGAGAGGCTTTTATGAAGGGAGCCCTTTTCGAAATGGCAAAAGAAGCTAATATTGATGATAAAACGCTTCTTGCTCATGCAGCAATGAAATGGGTATTCTCATTTGATGAAGTGACAACAATAGTATACGGTACGGGGAAAGTCTCTCACCTCGAAGACTCTGTCTCAATATTGGATAACCTCTCAATGAGTGAAGATGAGTTGGATCTTATCCATAGGATAAAGGGCACCTCTTTATTCAAAGAATATGAATCTGCAAAAAATAAAGAATTCTTACAATAAACCACGGAGAAGGAGTTTCATATGAGTTTTAAGGCAAATGGAATCATTGCCGCTATGATTACACCGTTGACTGACACACTACAAGTCAACGAGAAAGGATTAAGACGTTTAGTAAGCTATCTTATCGACGGTGGCGTGCATGGCTTGTTCGTTGTAGGTACATCTGGCGAGTTTTATGGCTTCTCTCCTGAACAGAGAAAAGAAGCATTCCAAATTTGTATAGATGAGGCTAGAGGTAGAGTACCTGTATATGCAGGAGTAAATGGGATTACCACAAAAGAAGCCGTTGAATATGCGCAAATGGCTGAAGAAGTGAAAGCTGATGCAATTAGTGTATTAACACCTATGTTTGTAAGTGTAACGCAAGGAGAACTCTATAATCACTACGCGAGTATAGCTTCTTCCACAAATCTTCCCATGTTGCTCTATAACAATGTTGGAAAGACAAATGTCAATATTGCAGTTGAAACTGCCACAAAGTTATCCGAAATTTCAAATATTGTAGGAATTAAGGATAGCAGCGGTGATTTTACCCTTACGAGTGAATATATCCGTAACACCCGTGAGAATAAAGATCAATTCTCTGTTCTTAGTGGAAGGGATACGCTTATCCATGCATGTCTTGCATACGGTGGTCATGGTGCAATTACAGCTTGTGCAAATATTGCCCCAAGACTGATGGCAGATATCTATGATAAGTATGTGGCTGGAGACATTGAAGGTTCTCTGGAGGCTCAATATAAAATCGCTCCAATTCGAATGGCTTTCAGTCTAGGATCGTACCCTACTATCCTAAAAGAAAGTCTTGAACTGCAAGGAATTGATGCTGGCCCTTGTTTTGCTCCTGTAGGACCTATGAACCAAGAAAACAAAGTCGTTCTTAAAAACATCTTGGCAGATGCCGGACTGCTGGCATAGGAGGCATTTATGGAAAAACTACTCTGCCCTTCTATCATGAATTTGGACACAGAAAATCTTAAGGAAGAAGTACTCCGTCTTGATAAAGCTGGAGTAGACATTTTCCATCTTGACTTAATGGATGGCGATTTTGTACCAAATTTCGGAATGAGTCTTGCAGAAATGGCTGTGGTTAGACGCCATACAAAAAAGCTTCTTGATGTGCATATGATGGTAAAAGATCCCATTCGATATATTCAACTCATGGCCGACACGGGAATAGATATCATATACATTCACCCAGAAGCTGACCCACAGCCCGCCCTTACCCTGCAAAGGATCAAGGATCTTGGGAAGAAAGCAGGAGTTGTGATTAATCCAGGCACTTCACTTGAATCAATCAAAGCTTTATACCCTCTCATTGATTATCTTATGCTGATGACTGTTAATCCGGGTTTTTGCGGCCAACTCTTTTTGCCTTGGCTTGAAGATAAAATAGAGCAAGCAGTAAAAGAACGTGAGCCATGGGGATTCCCAATTGTTATCGACGGTGGCGTTGACAAGCATAATATGAGTAGATTAAGCGCAAAAGGAGTCGAAGGATATGTTCTTGGTCGTCTCATTTTGTTTGACCAGGAGGAGACAGACTATACCAAACTCATCTCTTGGATGAGAACGATATAGGACCAATAGTAAATGTTGTTCGGGCTACAGGTTTGCAGCCCATTTTATTCTTTCACTGTATGGAGCAATTAGTATGGGCCAAAAAGATATTCTCGTTGTTAGTGCACACGCTGCAGATTATTGTACAAGAGCTGGCGGAACATTAATCACATATGCAAATATGGGTTATTCAATACACATCATCGCTTTAACGTGCGGTACCCATGGCGAGTCTGCAGGGTATTGGAAGACAATTCCAACTGGTACGTATGAAGAATGTGCATCTATTCGGAAACAAGAATCAACTGAGGCTGCCAAAAAAATTGGTGCAACGATTGAATTTCTTGATTGGGATGACTACCCGCTAACTATTGATGCAACGCGTACTCGATTCTTAATCTCTCGTGTTCTGGAAATAAGACCTGAAATCATCTTCACTCACTTTACAAATGACCCAACCAATCCAGACCATGCTATAACCGGAAACGCAGTAGTTATGGCATGCAACAGTGCGTCTCAACTTGGTGCCTTACCAGATACAAAAGCACAATACTATCCCAATATTTATTTCTTCGAACCAACAGTACCTATGAGTGAATTCAATCAATTTTCTCCAGATTTTTATATTGATGTGAGCAGCGTACACGAAGATAAAATTGAAGCAATTAAACAGTTTGCATGCCAACCCCAGCTAAAGGATTTTTATATTCATTTTGCGCGTCATAGAGCATTTCAAGCTAGAGTATGGACCAAACTTGACATAGAATACGCCGAAGGATTCAAACGATTCTCTCCATATGTAGGTACACAATTACCAATTTCAGAAAGAAAATAGGAAAATGAGTTCTCTTTATGAGCTAGAGCAATTCTAGCTCATAGACTAATTAATCCATGAGATAACCACCATTGATGTTAATTGTCTCCCCAGTGATAAAAGGAGCTTCATCAGTTGCGAGAAAAAGTGCCGTCATGGCAACCTCATCAACACTCCCCATTCTTCCCATAGGTATCGAAGAAACTACTTGTTTACGCTTTTCCTCCGACCATTGTCCGCTCATTTCTGTTACTATTGCATGAGGAGCAATAGCATTTACACGGATAGCATGACAAGCCAATTGACGAGCTAAGGATCTAGTCAAGGTAGTGAGGGCTCCTTTTGAAGTTCCATAGACAGGAGCAGCTGTGATATCACCACATTTTGCTGCAACTGAGGACATATTGATGATATTTCCTTTCCCATTCTCAATAAAATGTGGAATAATCGCTTTGCAGCAATAAAACGCCGCATTCAGATTCACATCCATGACCTCTTTCCATTGTTCCATAGTCATCTCAAGTACACTACCACGGGCAATTGTTGCAGCGTTATTCACCAGAATATCTATTGTACCAAACTTTTCAATCACGGAATTAATCGCCTGATTTACCTGATCATAATCTGTGATATCGGTTTTAATGGCTATTACTGAATAACCCAAGGATTGTAATTCCTGTACGAATTCATCTACATCT containing:
- a CDS encoding C4-dicarboxylate TRAP transporter substrate-binding protein yields the protein MKKRLLIGIMLVALLMPIMAQGAAEQKGDQEYLLRFGHVLTPEDTFHKQYLEWAKAVSERTDGKLKIEVYPSAQLGVEEDVLEQIRLGSNVGWQTDPARLGNYVKEWGILYMPFFLSGIDDVEQLLDSKVIQGWVNELEEKHQIKVVSYAWVQGFRNVFTNKPGKSPSELRNSLIRTANAPAWLATVNSLGSKAVALAYGELYNGIQTKVVDGCELPYAAAKQLKVYEVADYIVETQHIFQLNVMVVSSAWFNKLPADYQAILIEECNNAGLDASNILLQNAEADRQFMIDQGMTYIPHSDLDVEAFIESGEKAYESLGLAEAKAAVYAELGK
- a CDS encoding SDR family NAD(P)-dependent oxidoreductase, coding for MRLTNKAVLITGGTRGIGKAMTYRFAAEGARIALLVRRDVDEFVQELQSLGYSVIAIKTDITDYDQVNQAINSVIEKFGTIDILVNNAATIARGSVLEMTMEQWKEVMDVNLNAAFYCCKAIIPHFIENGKGNIINMSSVAAKCGDITAAPVYGTSKGALTTLTRSLARQLACHAIRVNAIAPHAIVTEMSGQWSEEKRKQVVSSIPMGRMGSVDEVAMTALFLATDEAPFITGETININGGYLMD
- a CDS encoding aldo/keto reductase; the protein is MKYKPLGNTGIDISMISMGGHEYLPNHKSRGFNEDFEKAITPGYIFPGFGGENRKKILSSAYDLGINFYDVTHDSEKEALGRNLQELPPPFPVYIQTRPEGFCYTYDENNKKMADYATLKAEAERILKLLQRDTIDFFNLAFMKSALESDNEYLQKISYNVSQLKKEGLIRYACADTFSGESTYLKQIATGSFDVVYINFNFADHQATKQVLKKAAKANMGVVAREAFMKGALFEMAKEANIDDKTLLAHAAMKWVFSFDEVTTIVYGTGKVSHLEDSVSILDNLSMSEDELDLIHRIKGTSLFKEYESAKNKEFLQ
- a CDS encoding dihydrodipicolinate synthase family protein translates to MSFKANGIIAAMITPLTDTLQVNEKGLRRLVSYLIDGGVHGLFVVGTSGEFYGFSPEQRKEAFQICIDEARGRVPVYAGVNGITTKEAVEYAQMAEEVKADAISVLTPMFVSVTQGELYNHYASIASSTNLPMLLYNNVGKTNVNIAVETATKLSEISNIVGIKDSSGDFTLTSEYIRNTRENKDQFSVLSGRDTLIHACLAYGGHGAITACANIAPRLMADIYDKYVAGDIEGSLEAQYKIAPIRMAFSLGSYPTILKESLELQGIDAGPCFAPVGPMNQENKVVLKNILADAGLLA
- a CDS encoding PIG-L family deacetylase; translation: MGQKDILVVSAHAADYCTRAGGTLITYANMGYSIHIIALTCGTHGESAGYWKTIPTGTYEECASIRKQESTEAAKKIGATIEFLDWDDYPLTIDATRTRFLISRVLEIRPEIIFTHFTNDPTNPDHAITGNAVVMACNSASQLGALPDTKAQYYPNIYFFEPTVPMSEFNQFSPDFYIDVSSVHEDKIEAIKQFACQPQLKDFYIHFARHRAFQARVWTKLDIEYAEGFKRFSPYVGTQLPISERK
- a CDS encoding ribulose-phosphate 3-epimerase; translation: MEKLLCPSIMNLDTENLKEEVLRLDKAGVDIFHLDLMDGDFVPNFGMSLAEMAVVRRHTKKLLDVHMMVKDPIRYIQLMADTGIDIIYIHPEADPQPALTLQRIKDLGKKAGVVINPGTSLESIKALYPLIDYLMLMTVNPGFCGQLFLPWLEDKIEQAVKEREPWGFPIVIDGGVDKHNMSRLSAKGVEGYVLGRLILFDQEETDYTKLISWMRTI
- a CDS encoding TRAP transporter small permease subunit codes for the protein MKRLAKAYEKFCAIELAFGAVLLISTVFMLTLAAILRTIGFPINWGLDVALLMFTWSVYVGADTALRDDKMVNVEIFQQKLSPKAQKVLKLFIYSLILIFLILMVYYGFKLAYSSRNRTFQGIPFMSYTWATLSIPIPCFFMIITTVLKMKALVRENSSVAQSVQNEKQ
- a CDS encoding TRAP transporter large permease, translating into MILVLIIFLFFLIVGVPVGFSLGIAGLFYFFQHPELPFATIVQLPISQTQSVTLLAVPLFIFAGSLMNSSGITSRLIKLSMQVAGHMRGGMAQVSVVLSTFMGGCSGSSNADAAMEARILGPEMLSQKYPRGYTAVVIGFTSLITSTIPPGVGMILYGTVGEVSIGRLFTAGIMSGIIMMSAMMLTVAITARIRKFPRAREKRASLKEIASSLKETIWALIFPIVLIGSLRLGLFTPSEVGAFACVYAIIIGFFVYKEMTLASLIETLKEAIRDIGAIMFMISMSAIFAYGIPMDQIPQKLTTFITSFTSSQFVVMGIVFVLYVIFGMFMDGSIVILLLTPILMPIVRTIGIDPVLFGVITSIIVTMGILTPPVGIAMYIVNGILDVKMSEYMKESIPFFIVVILVGILLLAIPDVILFLPNLVYGT
- a CDS encoding GntR family transcriptional regulator: MTKEEVFEDIQRRILNEEFLPGTWLVERDLVQTYGFSRTPIREIMNRLVMLGLLEVQNNRGYQIREFSFQDVVEIFNARRSIEGSCARFACYSSRKDIPKRIEDLRNKLLDLDIRQDGGLKATDLGDQVHGLLIELADNRYLKEFSSKLSALMKLTRNLTKHQPTIEEHSRIAHLEILDALEKKDAARCEALMDAHLNETCKALADNYVSALTTYN